The window TTTTTATAATTATTTTTTTCAATTTTTCTTGCGATGCTTTTAGAAAATGAGTTTTAGTTATAATGTAAAAAATATTTGCCAAAATAACAATTAAAAGTGAAATTGAACCAAGAGCTAAACTTCATGCTTGAAATTGTCCTTCATAAAGTTGAGTACCTAATGTTTCTGTATTTGATACTATTCTTGTAATGATAAAATCATCAAAACTTAAAACCATACTAATTACAAATACAAAACCGATACTTCCTAACATATAAATAAAATATGTTTTAAATCAAGTTTTAATTTTTGAATAACCTAAATCTTCTGAAGCTTCAAAAATATTTTTTGAAAATTTATCTGATTTAGGTAACATTATCATAATTGCATAAGGTAAGATAATAACGACGTGAGATATTATTACTCTAATAAAACCTTCATTTGTTGCTTTTAGTACACCAAAAAATGAAGTT is drawn from Mycoplasma miroungirhinis and contains these coding sequences:
- a CDS encoding ABC transporter permease, which translates into the protein MNKLATFIKKSYIGIIILIFYIPLIFGAIYSFNSPSDKGIFSVTTWNKFTFAAYTELFSRSHFSAFINSFLIAVFTSIIVIALALLTVFGLWRQKNKRARQYVQSSANIPMINSDVVTALTLAIVLTSFFGVLKATNEGFIRVIISHVVIILPYAIMIMLPKSDKFSKNIFEASEDLGYSKIKTWFKTYFIYMLGSIGFVFVISMVLSFDDFIITRIVSNTETLGTQLYEGQFQAWSLALGSISLLIVILANIFYIITKTHFLKASQEKLKKIIIKIGQKNDKKQN